From Prionailurus viverrinus isolate Anna chromosome B2, UM_Priviv_1.0, whole genome shotgun sequence, the proteins below share one genomic window:
- the TCTE1 gene encoding dynein regulatory complex subunit 5 isoform X1 produces the protein MQSMQATLGTSTSSALSRFSTSTQDKSSTAGQTSSTGPQPSRPSIIPPPSKSKGWSTGASGGRMRRIIAEDPEWSLAIVPLLTELCIQHIVENFQNNPILKQLLPEHKQKVLDHLSPDLPLAVTANLIDDESYWRRCCTQRWPVCHVAKHGGSWKRMFFERHLENLLKHFIPSTTDPALILNLLPLCRNYVRRLRVDQFLPPMKLPPRPRSGELSDSGSEAELEEPATDHYQLGDLVAGLSHLEELDLVYGVKDCGMNFEWNLFLFTYRDCHSLAATIKACHTLKIFRLTRSKVDDDKARVLIRSLLDHPALEELDLSHNLVGDRGARAAAKLLSHSRLRVLNLANNQVRALGAQSLAHALAHNTNLISLNLRLNRIEDEGGQALAHALQTNRCLTTLHLGGNELSEPTATLLSQVLAVNTTLTSINLSCNHIGLDGGKQLLEGMSDNRTLLEFDLRLSDVAQESEYLIGQALCANREADRQRAPNPSCFLSPITAKGPENPAG, from the exons ATGCAGAGCATGCAGGCAACTCTAGGCACATCGACCTCATCGGCCCTCAGCCGGTTCTCCACCTCCACCCAGGACAAGTCCTCCACTGCAGGTCAGACCTCCAGCACGGGCCCACAGCCCTCAAGGCCCTCCATCATCCCACCCCCTAGCAAGTCCAAGGGCTGGAGTACTGGGGCCAGTGGAGGTCGCATGCGCAGGATCATCGCTGAGGATCCTGAGTGGTCGCTGGCCATCGTGCCCCTCCTCACAGAGCTCTGCATTCAGCACATTGTCGAGAACTTCCAGA ACAACCCTATCCTGAAGCAGCTGCTTCCGGAACACAAGCAGAAGGTCCTGGACCACTTGTCACCCGACCTGCCGCTGGCTGTGACCGCCAACCTGATCGACGACGAGAGCTACTGGCGCCGCTGCTGCACGCAGCGCTGGCCCGTGTGCCACGTGGCCAAGCACGGCGGCAGCTGGAAGCGCATGTTCTTCGAACGGCACCTGGAGAACCTGCTAAAGCACTTCATCCCCAGCACCACGGACCCCGCGCTGATCCTCAACCTGCTGCCGCTCTGCAGGAACTATGTGCGCAGGCTCCGTGTGGATCAATTCCTTCCGCCCATGAAGCTCCCGCCCCGACCCCGGAGCGGGGAACTGTCCGACTCCGGCAGCGAGGCAGAGCTGGAGGAGCCCGCCACTGACCACTACCAACTGGGAGACCTGGTGGCCGGCCTGAGCCATCTGGAGGAGCTGGACCTGGTGTACGGGGTCAAGGACTGCGGCATGAACTTCGAGTGGAACCTCTTCCTCTTCACCTATCGCGACTGCCACTCCCTGGCGGCCACCATCAAGGCATGCCACACCCTCAAG ATCTTCAGGCTGACCCGGAGCAAGGTGGATGACGACAAGGCACGCGTCCTCATTCGCAGCCTCCTGGATCACCCAGCCCTCGAGGAGCTGGACCTGTCACACAACCTCGTTGGGGACCGGGGCGCGCGTGCCGCGGCCAAGCTGCTGAGCCACAGCCGTTTGCGAGTGCTCAACCTGGCCAACAACCAGGTGCGCGCGCTTGGTGCCCAGTCGCTGGCTCACGCCCTAGCACACAACACCAACCTCATTTCCCTCAACCTGCGCCTCAACCGCATTGAGGATGAGGGCGGCCAGGCGCTCGCGCACGCCTTGCAGACCAACAGGTGCCTCACAACACTGCACCTCGGGGGCAATGAGCTGTCTGAGCCCACCgccaccctcctctcccaggtGCTCGCCGTCAACACCACGCTCACCAGCATCAACCTGTCCTGCAACCACATCGGGCTG GATGGCGGGAAGCAGCTCCTGGAAGGCATGTCAGACAACAGGACCCTCCTGGAGTTTGACTTGCGCCTGTCAGATGTAGCCCAGGAGAGCGAGTACCTCATTGGCCAGGCTCTCTGTGCCAACCGGGAAGCAGACCGCCAGCGGGCCCCGAATCCCAGCTGCTTCCTGTCACCAATCACGGCCAAGGGCCCTGAGAACCCTGCAGGATAA
- the TMEM151B gene encoding transmembrane protein 151B isoform X2, with protein MYGCLGAVAWCHVTTVTRLTFSSAYQGNSLMYHDSPCSNGYVYIPLAFLLMLYAVYLVECWHCQARHELQHRVDVSSVRERVGRMQQATPCIWWKAISYHYVRRTRQVTRYRNGDAYTTTQVYHERVNTHVAEAEFDYARCGVRDVSKALVGLEGAPATRLRFTKCFSFASVEAENAYLCQRARFFAENEGLDDYMEAREGMHLKNVDFREFMVAFPDPARPPWYACSSAFWAAALLTLSWPLRVLAEYRTAYAHYHVEKLFGLEGPGSASSAGGGLSPSDELLPPLTHRLPRVNTVDSTELEWHIRSNQQLVPSYSEAVLMDLAALGARCAGAAGGGYAPTCRYGGVGGPGAAGVAPYRRSCEHCQRAVSSSSIFSRSALSICASPRAGPGPGGGAGCGGSRFSLGRLYGSRRSCLWRSRSGSVNEASCPTEQTRLSSQASMGDDEDDDEEEAGPPPPYHDALYFPVLIVHRQEGCLGHSHRPLHRHGSCVETSL; from the exons ATGTACGGCTGTCTGGGGGCCGTGGCCTGGTGCCACGTAACCACGGTGACCCGCCTCACCTTCAGCAGCGCCTACCAGGGCAACAGCCTCATGTACCACGACAGCCCCTGCTCCAACGGCTATGTCTACATCCCCCTGGccttcctgctcatgctgtaCGCCGTCTACCTGGTGGAGTGTTGGCATTGCCAAGCCCGCCATGAGCTGCAGCACCGTGTTGATGTGAGCAGCGTGCGGGAGCGTGTGGGCCGCATGCAGCAGGCCACGCCCTGTATCTGGTGGAAGGCCATCAGCTACCACTATGTCCGCCGCACCCGCCAGGTCACCCGATACCGCAATGGAGACGCCTACACCACCACCCag GTCTACCATGAGCGCGTCAACACGCACGTGGCGGAGGCCGAGTTCGACTACGCGCGCTGCGGCGTCCGCGACGTGTCCAAGGCGCTGGTGGGGCTGGAGGGCGCGCCGGCCACGCGCCTGCGCTTCACCAAGTGCTTCAGCTTCGCCAGCGTGGAGGCCGAGAACGCGTACCTGTGCCAGCGCGCGCGCTTCTTCGCCGAGAACGAGGGCCTGGACGACTACATGGAGGCGCGCGAGGGCATGCACCTCAAGAACGTGGACTTCCGCGAGTTCATGGTGGCCTTCCCGGACCCGGCCCGGCCGCCGTGGTACGCCTGCTCGTCCGCCTTCTGGGCCGCGGCGCTGCTCACGCTGTCGTGGCCGCTGCGCGTGCTGGCCGAGTACCGCACGGCCTACGCGCACTACCACGTGGAGAAGCTCTTCGGCCTGGAAGGTCCCGGCTCGGCGAGCAGCGCGGGCGGCGGCCTGAGCCCCAGCGACGAGCTGCTGCCGCCGCTCACGCACCGCCTGCCGCGGGTCAACACGGTGGACAGCACGGAGCTCGAGTGGCACATCCGCTCCAACCAGCAGCTGGTGCCCAGCTACTCGGAGGCGGTGCTCATGGACCTGGCGGCGCTGGGGGCGCGCTGCgcgggggcggcgggcggcggctaCGCGCCCACGTGCCGCTACGGCGGGGTGGGCGGCCCGGGCGCGGCGGGCGTGGCCCCGTACCGGCGCAGCTGCGAGCACTGCCAGCGCGCCGTCAGCAGCTCGTCCATCTTCTCGCGAAGCGCGCTCAGCATCTGCGCCAGCCCGCGGGCCGGGCCCGGGCCCGGAGGCGGGGCGGGCTGCGGGGGCAGCCGCTTCTCGCTCGGCCGCCTCTACGGCTCCCGGCGCAGCTGCCTGTGGCGCAGCCGGAGCGGGAGCGTCAACGAGGCGAGCTGCCCCACCGAGCAGACGCGGCTGTCGAGCCAGGCCAGCATGGGGGACGACGAGGACGACGACGAGGAGGAGGCCGGGCCGCCGCCGCCCTACCACGACGCCCTCTACTTCCCGGTCCTCATCGTGCACCGGCAGGAGGGGTGTCTGGGCCACAGCCACCGGCCGCTGCACCGCCATGGCTCCTGCGTAGAGACCTCACTGTGA
- the TCTE1 gene encoding dynein regulatory complex subunit 5 isoform X2 produces the protein MQSMQATLGTSTSSALSRFSTSTQDKSSTAGQTSSTGPQPSRPSIIPPPSKSKGWSTGASGGRMRRIIAEDPEWSLAIVPLLTELCIQHIVENFQNNPILKQLLPEHKQKVLDHLSPDLPLAVTANLIDDESYWRRCCTQRWPVCHVAKHGGSWKRMFFERHLENLLKHFIPSTTDPALILNLLPLCRNYVRRLRVDQFLPPMKLPPRPRSGELSDSGSEAELEEPATDHYQLGDLVAGLSHLEELDLVYGVKDCGMNFEWNLFLFTYRDCHSLAATIKACHTLKIFRLTRSKVDDDKARVLIRSLLDHPALEELDLSHNLVGDRGARAAAKLLSHSRLRVLNLANNQVLAVNTTLTSINLSCNHIGLDGGKQLLEGMSDNRTLLEFDLRLSDVAQESEYLIGQALCANREADRQRAPNPSCFLSPITAKGPENPAG, from the exons ATGCAGAGCATGCAGGCAACTCTAGGCACATCGACCTCATCGGCCCTCAGCCGGTTCTCCACCTCCACCCAGGACAAGTCCTCCACTGCAGGTCAGACCTCCAGCACGGGCCCACAGCCCTCAAGGCCCTCCATCATCCCACCCCCTAGCAAGTCCAAGGGCTGGAGTACTGGGGCCAGTGGAGGTCGCATGCGCAGGATCATCGCTGAGGATCCTGAGTGGTCGCTGGCCATCGTGCCCCTCCTCACAGAGCTCTGCATTCAGCACATTGTCGAGAACTTCCAGA ACAACCCTATCCTGAAGCAGCTGCTTCCGGAACACAAGCAGAAGGTCCTGGACCACTTGTCACCCGACCTGCCGCTGGCTGTGACCGCCAACCTGATCGACGACGAGAGCTACTGGCGCCGCTGCTGCACGCAGCGCTGGCCCGTGTGCCACGTGGCCAAGCACGGCGGCAGCTGGAAGCGCATGTTCTTCGAACGGCACCTGGAGAACCTGCTAAAGCACTTCATCCCCAGCACCACGGACCCCGCGCTGATCCTCAACCTGCTGCCGCTCTGCAGGAACTATGTGCGCAGGCTCCGTGTGGATCAATTCCTTCCGCCCATGAAGCTCCCGCCCCGACCCCGGAGCGGGGAACTGTCCGACTCCGGCAGCGAGGCAGAGCTGGAGGAGCCCGCCACTGACCACTACCAACTGGGAGACCTGGTGGCCGGCCTGAGCCATCTGGAGGAGCTGGACCTGGTGTACGGGGTCAAGGACTGCGGCATGAACTTCGAGTGGAACCTCTTCCTCTTCACCTATCGCGACTGCCACTCCCTGGCGGCCACCATCAAGGCATGCCACACCCTCAAG ATCTTCAGGCTGACCCGGAGCAAGGTGGATGACGACAAGGCACGCGTCCTCATTCGCAGCCTCCTGGATCACCCAGCCCTCGAGGAGCTGGACCTGTCACACAACCTCGTTGGGGACCGGGGCGCGCGTGCCGCGGCCAAGCTGCTGAGCCACAGCCGTTTGCGAGTGCTCAACCTGGCCAACAACCAG gtGCTCGCCGTCAACACCACGCTCACCAGCATCAACCTGTCCTGCAACCACATCGGGCTG GATGGCGGGAAGCAGCTCCTGGAAGGCATGTCAGACAACAGGACCCTCCTGGAGTTTGACTTGCGCCTGTCAGATGTAGCCCAGGAGAGCGAGTACCTCATTGGCCAGGCTCTCTGTGCCAACCGGGAAGCAGACCGCCAGCGGGCCCCGAATCCCAGCTGCTTCCTGTCACCAATCACGGCCAAGGGCCCTGAGAACCCTGCAGGATAA
- the TMEM151B gene encoding transmembrane protein 151B isoform X1, with amino-acid sequence MSPPGSAAGESAGGGGGGGGPGVPEEPTAAAAAADEGPAREEQRPIQPSFTKSLCRESHWKCLLLSLLMYGCLGAVAWCHVTTVTRLTFSSAYQGNSLMYHDSPCSNGYVYIPLAFLLMLYAVYLVECWHCQARHELQHRVDVSSVRERVGRMQQATPCIWWKAISYHYVRRTRQVTRYRNGDAYTTTQVYHERVNTHVAEAEFDYARCGVRDVSKALVGLEGAPATRLRFTKCFSFASVEAENAYLCQRARFFAENEGLDDYMEAREGMHLKNVDFREFMVAFPDPARPPWYACSSAFWAAALLTLSWPLRVLAEYRTAYAHYHVEKLFGLEGPGSASSAGGGLSPSDELLPPLTHRLPRVNTVDSTELEWHIRSNQQLVPSYSEAVLMDLAALGARCAGAAGGGYAPTCRYGGVGGPGAAGVAPYRRSCEHCQRAVSSSSIFSRSALSICASPRAGPGPGGGAGCGGSRFSLGRLYGSRRSCLWRSRSGSVNEASCPTEQTRLSSQASMGDDEDDDEEEAGPPPPYHDALYFPVLIVHRQEGCLGHSHRPLHRHGSCVETSL; translated from the exons ATGTCCCCCCCTGGCTCGGCCGCGGGAGAGagcgccggcggcggcggcggcggtggcggcccCGGGGTCCCGGAGGAGcccacggcggcggcggcggcggcggacgAGGGCCCCGCCCGAGAGGAG CAGCGTCCCATCCAGCCCTCTTTCACCAAGTCCCTCTGCCGTGAGTCCCACTGGAAGTGCCTGCTGCTCTCGCTGCTCATGTACGGCTGTCTGGGGGCCGTGGCCTGGTGCCACGTAACCACGGTGACCCGCCTCACCTTCAGCAGCGCCTACCAGGGCAACAGCCTCATGTACCACGACAGCCCCTGCTCCAACGGCTATGTCTACATCCCCCTGGccttcctgctcatgctgtaCGCCGTCTACCTGGTGGAGTGTTGGCATTGCCAAGCCCGCCATGAGCTGCAGCACCGTGTTGATGTGAGCAGCGTGCGGGAGCGTGTGGGCCGCATGCAGCAGGCCACGCCCTGTATCTGGTGGAAGGCCATCAGCTACCACTATGTCCGCCGCACCCGCCAGGTCACCCGATACCGCAATGGAGACGCCTACACCACCACCCag GTCTACCATGAGCGCGTCAACACGCACGTGGCGGAGGCCGAGTTCGACTACGCGCGCTGCGGCGTCCGCGACGTGTCCAAGGCGCTGGTGGGGCTGGAGGGCGCGCCGGCCACGCGCCTGCGCTTCACCAAGTGCTTCAGCTTCGCCAGCGTGGAGGCCGAGAACGCGTACCTGTGCCAGCGCGCGCGCTTCTTCGCCGAGAACGAGGGCCTGGACGACTACATGGAGGCGCGCGAGGGCATGCACCTCAAGAACGTGGACTTCCGCGAGTTCATGGTGGCCTTCCCGGACCCGGCCCGGCCGCCGTGGTACGCCTGCTCGTCCGCCTTCTGGGCCGCGGCGCTGCTCACGCTGTCGTGGCCGCTGCGCGTGCTGGCCGAGTACCGCACGGCCTACGCGCACTACCACGTGGAGAAGCTCTTCGGCCTGGAAGGTCCCGGCTCGGCGAGCAGCGCGGGCGGCGGCCTGAGCCCCAGCGACGAGCTGCTGCCGCCGCTCACGCACCGCCTGCCGCGGGTCAACACGGTGGACAGCACGGAGCTCGAGTGGCACATCCGCTCCAACCAGCAGCTGGTGCCCAGCTACTCGGAGGCGGTGCTCATGGACCTGGCGGCGCTGGGGGCGCGCTGCgcgggggcggcgggcggcggctaCGCGCCCACGTGCCGCTACGGCGGGGTGGGCGGCCCGGGCGCGGCGGGCGTGGCCCCGTACCGGCGCAGCTGCGAGCACTGCCAGCGCGCCGTCAGCAGCTCGTCCATCTTCTCGCGAAGCGCGCTCAGCATCTGCGCCAGCCCGCGGGCCGGGCCCGGGCCCGGAGGCGGGGCGGGCTGCGGGGGCAGCCGCTTCTCGCTCGGCCGCCTCTACGGCTCCCGGCGCAGCTGCCTGTGGCGCAGCCGGAGCGGGAGCGTCAACGAGGCGAGCTGCCCCACCGAGCAGACGCGGCTGTCGAGCCAGGCCAGCATGGGGGACGACGAGGACGACGACGAGGAGGAGGCCGGGCCGCCGCCGCCCTACCACGACGCCCTCTACTTCCCGGTCCTCATCGTGCACCGGCAGGAGGGGTGTCTGGGCCACAGCCACCGGCCGCTGCACCGCCATGGCTCCTGCGTAGAGACCTCACTGTGA